From the Rhizomicrobium palustre genome, the window TGGCTGACCACGATCAGGATTGCGCCACTTGCGTGCGCCACGGCAATTGCGAACTGCAAGACGTGGCCCAGTTCGTAGGCCTGCATGAAAACCGCTTCTTCAAGCCGGAATTCGTGGAGAAACGTCCGATCGACGATTCTTCGCCCGCCATGATCCGCGACATGTCCAAATGCATCCGCTGCCAGCGCTGCGTCGCGATTTGCCGCGAAGGCCAAGGCGTGGATGCGCTGGTGCAGATCGGTATCGGCCAGGAAAAGGCCGTCGGCTTGCGCAATGGTCTGAACCAGAAGGACTCTACGTGCGTCACTTGCGGCCAATGCGTGCTGGTCTGCCCGACCGGTGCGCTGGGAGAGCGTGACGAAACCGATAAGGTGCTCGATTGGATCTATGATCCCGAGATCGTCACCGTCTTCCAATTCGCCCCGGCTGTACGCGTGGCCTTTGGCGAGGAGTTCGGTCTTCCGGCGGGTGCCAATGTCCAAGGTCAGATCATCACGGCCCTAAAGCAGATCGGCGCCGATATCGTGCTCGATACCAACTTCGCCGCCGATTTGGTGATCATGGAAGAAAGCGCCGAGCTCTTGAAGCGGCTCTCCGCCGGCAAGCGCCCGACCTTCACCTCCTGCTGCCCGGCTTGGATCAATTTTGCGGAAATCCATTATCCGGAAATCCTGCCCTATCTCTCTTCGACCAAATCGCCGATGCAGTCGATGGGCGTGATCTGCAAAACCTATCTACCGGAAAAGATGGGCCTGGACCCGAAGAAGGTTCGCACCATCGCTATCATGCCCTGCACCGCGAAGAAGGACGAAGCGGCCCGCGGCCAGCTCAAGCTCGAAACCGGCGATGCCGAAATCGATGCCGTGCTGACCACCCGCGAATTCGCCCGCATGCTGCGCCGCGAGGGTGTCAACATCGCCAAATGCGAACCGTCGGATTTCGACAACCCGTATATGAGCGAGTTCTCCGGCGCGGGTGCCATTTTCGGTACCACCGGCGGCGTGATGGAAGCAGCCGTCCGCACCATGTACTACGTCGCCAATGGAAAAGAATATGACCTCATCGAATTCGAGCAGCTGCGCGGCTTCGATGGTGTGCGTTCGGCGACCGTCGATATGGGCGGCTCCATCGGCATCGTGAAAGTGGCGATGGCCCATGGGCTGAAGCCCGCGCGCGAACTGGTCGAGCAGGTACTCGCGGGTAAGGCTGATTTCGATTTCATCGAGATCATGGCTTGCCCGGGCGGCTGCGTCGATGGCGGCGGCAACCTTCGCTCCAAGAAGGCCTATATGCCGAACGCCATGAAGCGCCGCGGCACGCTCTACACGGTCGACCGTCAGCAGAAGGTCCGCCAGTCGCATAACAATGAGCAGATCAAAGCGCTCTATCGCGACTTCCTGGAGAAGCCGTATTCCGACAAGGCCCATCACCTCCTGCACACCATGTATAACGACCGCAAACTCGACCTGAAGCGGACAGTGAAGGAAATCTGGGACGATCTGACGATCTCCGATCCTCTGTATTAAAAAGCCGGTGGCGCGCCCGGGGGCGAGCCGCTGATAAGAACCAAGCCGTTGATACGGCTGTATCCTTGAGGGGGCCGAAAGGTCCCCTCTTTGTTTTTTGGGTCTTGATCTTTCGCAAGGAAAGAAAATTTCACCCCTGATTTTATGGGTTTGACCGGCGCGGGCCGGATCAAGCGGGACGTGTTCTTTCGAGCGTGTGCCCGGTCTTTTCGTTTGGGCATGCGCCGCCGTCCCTTTTTCGAGGGAGGAGCGGCATGGATGCGCAACAGCAATGGCGGACCGAGGTCGAACAGCTCGTCCGTGTCCATGGACGCAGCCGCACGGCCTTGATGCCGATCCTGCAGGATATCAACCGCGCCCATAGCTATATCCCGGAAGGCGCGATGCTGGCGGTCTCCTCCGCACTGTCTGTGCCACGCACCGAAGTCTATGGCGTCGCCAGCTTCTACGCCTATTTCAGCGTCAAGCCGCGCGGGCGTTATGTCATCCGCGTCTGCCGTACCATCTCCTGCGCCAAACAGGGCGAGTATCACCCCGCCATCGCCACCCTCATCACCGAGCTTGGTATCGGCTTTGGCGAAACCACGCCCGACGGCCTCTTCACGCTCGAGCAAACCAATTGCTGCGGCATGTGCGATCAAGGCCCCTCCATGGTGGTCAATGAAGACGTGCATGTGCGCCTCAGCGAGGCGAGCGTACGGGCGCTGCTGACTGAGTATCGCCAGCGTGCCGGAGCCGAATTGAAACATTAGGGGAGGCCAAAATGCCAGAATCCAAGATGGACCCGAAATCGGTACGCGGTTTTGTCGGCAACAAGCTCTCCTTCTCGGATATCTCCGCCAGCGAAGCCTTGAAATCCGCGGCGCAAATGGATGGCGAAGATATCGTCGCCATCGTCAATGCCTCCGGCCTTAAAGGGCGGGGCGGGGCAGGCTTTCCCACCGCCAAGAAATGGGAATATGCCCGCGGCCAGGAAGGCCATCCCAAATACATCATCGGCAATGCCGATGAGGGTGAGCCCGGCACGTTCAAGGACAGGCTGATCCTGACCGATTTTCCCGAACTCGTCTTCGCAGGCATGGCGATTGCTGGCCGCGCCGTAGGGGCGGAGTTCGGCATCCTGTACCTGCGCGCCGAATATGGCTGGCTGCGCGCCCATCTCGAAACCGCCATCGAACGCTGCCGCGACGAAGGCATGCTCGGCAAGGTGATCGGCGGGGCGAAGGATTTCTCCTTCGACATTTCCATCCGCATGGGCTCGGGCGCCTATATCTGTGGCGAGGAAACCGCGCTGCTGGAATCCCTTGAAGGCCGCCGGGGTGATGCACGCAACCGCATCCCCTTCCCGGTGCAGGCGGGCTATCTCGGCAAGCCCACCGTGGTGAACAATGTCGAGACCCTGGCCTGGGTGCCCTGCATTCTCCTGAAAGGCCCTTCCTGGTTTGCATCCCGCGGCACCCGAAAGGCGCCCGGCGCTTGGCTCTTTTCGGTCTCGGGCGATTGCAAGCGGCCCGGTGTTTACGAATATCCCTTCGGTACCTCGCTTCGCCAAATCCTCGCCGATGTCGGCGCGGAGGATGCCAAGGCGGTGCAGGTGGGCGGGGCGAGCGGAACTTGCGTGCCGCCCGCAGAATTTGACCGCACGCTCACACCCGGCGATCTTGCCACCGGAGGCTCGATTATCGTCTTCGGCCCGGGGCAGGACATGTTCGCGGTGGCGGAGAATTTCCAGCATTTCTTCGCCGATGAATCTTGCGGCCAATGCATTCCCTGCCGGGTCGGCAATCAGCGCCTTCTGGAAGCCATCGCGCGCATGCGCAAAGTAGGGCTCGACCGCGAGGCCGAACGCAATGTGCGTCAGCTCGCCCAAACCATGAGCGTCGCCTCAAAATGCGGTCTCGGCCAGATGAGCCCGCGTGCCTTTCTTTCCATCCTCAACACTTTCGCGGGCGATCTGCCTGCCAAGCATGCGTGAAGGGGATCACCATGGACGTCGAAACCATCACCCTCACCATAGACGGCAAAGACATCTCCGTCGCGCCGGGCACCACAGTCCTGGAAGCAGCCCGCATCGCGGGGATTCATATTCCCACCCTCTGCCATCACGACGATCTCTGCTCGGAAGCGCTGTATTCCCAGACCAGCGAGAGCGATCGGCCCAAGCATGAAGAAAGCGGCATGCTGGCGACGCCGTCCTCCTGCCGCCTCTGTCTGGTGGAGGTGGAGGGGCTTTCCAAGCTCCATGCCTCCTGCGCTTTGCCGGTGCATGGGCCGATGACGGTTCGCACCACCTCGGCCGCGATCCGCCATGCCCGCCGCGATATTCTCGAATTGATGATGAGCGAGCATTACGGCGATTGCTTCGCCTGCGCCCGCAACGGCACCTGCGAATTGCAAAAGCTCTGCGAGGATTACGGCGTCACCAGCGAGCGCTTTGGCCGCCCCCGTGCGCCGCTCTTCGACAAGGCCGCGCCCGGCAACATCATCATGCGCGACATGAATAAATGCATCCTCTGCCGTCGCTGCGTGCGCATGTGCGCGCTCTATCAGGGCGTCTATGCGCTGACCACCGAGGGGCGCGGCGATCACAGCCGCATCTCGACCTTCATGGGCCGAGAAATGAAGGATGCAGCATGCATCAATTGCGGCCAATGCATTAATCGCTGCCCAACCGGGGCGCTGACCGAACGCGACGACACCGAAGCGGTGTGGCAGGCGATCGAGGACCCGGACAAGATCGTGGTGATCCAGACCGCGCCTGCGCCCCGCGCCGCGATTGGCGAGGCTTTTGGCTGCGAGCCCGGCACCGCGCTCACCTATCAGCTCAACACAGCGCTGCGCCGGATCGGCTTCGACAAGGTGTTCGACACCACCTTCTCCGCCGACCTCACCATCATGGAAGAGGGCGCCGAGCTGCTCTCCCGGCTTTATAAAGGGCTTGTGCTCAAGGATAACGCGGCGCGGCTGCCGCAATTCACCTCCTGCTCGCCGGGCTGGATCAAATTCATCGAGCATTTCTATCCGGCGTATCTGCCCAACCTCTCCTCGGCCAAAAGCCCGCAGCAGATGATGGGCGCGGTGATCAAAACTTATTTCGCCGAAAAGAATGGCTGGGACCCGTCCCGCATCGTCTCGGTCTCGCTGATGCCTTGCACCGCCAAGAAATTCGAAGCGGCGCGGCCCGAGATGGATTCCAGCGGTTTCCGCGATGTCGATTACGCGCTGACCACCCGCGAGGTGGCGCGAATGCTGAAACAGGCGGGCATTGAACTACCCAAGCTGGAAGGCTCGCCTTTCGATGATCCCTTCGGCGTGTCGTCCGGTTCCGGGGTAATTTTCGGGGCGACGGGCGGGGTGATGGAGGCCGCGCTCAGAACCGTGGTCGAACTCGTGACCGGCGAAAAAGTGGAATACCTTTTCGACAAGGCCGACATCAAACCGGTGCGCGGCTTCGATGGGGTGCGGATGGCCGAAATCCCCATCACGTCGGTTGGGCCGGTGCCGAAGCTGCTCGCCCATCTAATGCCGGATTTCGACTGGCTGAAAGGCGTCACCCTCCGCGTCGGTTTGGCACATGGCACCATCAATGCCATGCGGGTGCTGCAGGATGTCGCTGAGGGCGGGCCGCTTTCGACCTGTCATTTCATCGAATTCATGGCTTGCCCGGGCGGCTGCCTGGGCGGGGGCGGGCAGCCCATTCCGACCGACCGGGAAATACGTACCGCCCGCGCCAAGGCGCTCTATGGCGAGGATGCGCATGACGTGGTACGCAAGTCTCACGAAAATGCGGATGTGTTACGCATCTATCGCGAGTTTTTCACGGAAGGGCCGCTAAGCCGCAAGAGCCATGAACTTTTGCACACCCGCTACAAAGAAAGGGTCTAGGCCTTCCTCGCCAGAATTCGCTGAACTGGCGGCAAAGCCGGAGCTCACGCGCGCCGATCTGATCAAGCTGCTCTCTGCCAAGGCGGAAGACGAAATCGAAGCGGTCCGTGCCGAAGCCGAGCGGGTGCTACTGGCCGAATGCGGCAATGGTGTTTACCTGCGCGGGCTGGTCGAAGCCTCCAACGCCTGCGCCTGCGATTGCCTTTATTGCGGCATCCGAAAATCCAACCGCGAGGTTAACCGCTACACGCTTTCGCTGGAAGATATCCTCTCCTGCGCCCGCCAATGCGCCGAGATGGGCTATGGCTCGATGGTGATCCAATCGGGCGAGCGTGCGGACAAGAAATTCATCGATCTCATCGAAGAGGCGGTGCGCCGCATCCGCATCGAAACGGTCAGCGAGAAACAGCCCGAAGGTCTCGGCATCACGCTCTGCATCGGCCAGCAGACGAAGGAAACCTATCAACGCCTCTATGCGGCCGGAGCGCATCGCTATCTGCTGCGTATCGAGAGCACCAATCCCAAACTCTTCGCAGCCATCCATCCCGCCGAGCAAAGCTTCGAAAGCCGGGTGGAATGTTTGAAGCTGTTGCGCGAGGTCGGCTATCAGGTCGGCACCGGCGTGATGATCGGCCTGCCGGGCCAAACCCTCGAAGACCTCGCTGACGATATTCTCTTCTTCTCCACCCTCGATATCGACATGATCGGCATGGGTCCGTTCATCCCGCATGCAGGCACGCCTT encodes:
- a CDS encoding [FeFe] hydrogenase, group A, whose product is MDNHHNNGGGEKKILHATINGMAVEAEENETILHCARRYGVYIPTLCELDDIDHTPGTCRVCLVEFEVTNGSGVKLATSCNTPVVEGMVVQTRSPRVRSAQRLQVELLLADHDQDCATCVRHGNCELQDVAQFVGLHENRFFKPEFVEKRPIDDSSPAMIRDMSKCIRCQRCVAICREGQGVDALVQIGIGQEKAVGLRNGLNQKDSTCVTCGQCVLVCPTGALGERDETDKVLDWIYDPEIVTVFQFAPAVRVAFGEEFGLPAGANVQGQIITALKQIGADIVLDTNFAADLVIMEESAELLKRLSAGKRPTFTSCCPAWINFAEIHYPEILPYLSSTKSPMQSMGVICKTYLPEKMGLDPKKVRTIAIMPCTAKKDEAARGQLKLETGDAEIDAVLTTREFARMLRREGVNIAKCEPSDFDNPYMSEFSGAGAIFGTTGGVMEAAVRTMYYVANGKEYDLIEFEQLRGFDGVRSATVDMGGSIGIVKVAMAHGLKPARELVEQVLAGKADFDFIEIMACPGGCVDGGGNLRSKKAYMPNAMKRRGTLYTVDRQQKVRQSHNNEQIKALYRDFLEKPYSDKAHHLLHTMYNDRKLDLKRTVKEIWDDLTISDPLY
- the hydE gene encoding [FeFe] hydrogenase H-cluster radical SAM maturase HydE, whose translation is MNFCTPATKKGSRPSSPEFAELAAKPELTRADLIKLLSAKAEDEIEAVRAEAERVLLAECGNGVYLRGLVEASNACACDCLYCGIRKSNREVNRYTLSLEDILSCARQCAEMGYGSMVIQSGERADKKFIDLIEEAVRRIRIETVSEKQPEGLGITLCIGQQTKETYQRLYAAGAHRYLLRIESTNPKLFAAIHPAEQSFESRVECLKLLREVGYQVGTGVMIGLPGQTLEDLADDILFFSTLDIDMIGMGPFIPHAGTPLGDLPCPDVAERLRLAFLMIAVTRLKLRDVNIAATTALQALDPIGREKGLRFGANVIMPQMSPTEVRADYQLYPGKPCIDENAKDCQSCLNMRVEFAGRKIGLYAWGDSLHARKRQTGGGHG
- a CDS encoding 2Fe-2S iron-sulfur cluster binding domain-containing protein: MDVETITLTIDGKDISVAPGTTVLEAARIAGIHIPTLCHHDDLCSEALYSQTSESDRPKHEESGMLATPSSCRLCLVEVEGLSKLHASCALPVHGPMTVRTTSAAIRHARRDILELMMSEHYGDCFACARNGTCELQKLCEDYGVTSERFGRPRAPLFDKAAPGNIIMRDMNKCILCRRCVRMCALYQGVYALTTEGRGDHSRISTFMGREMKDAACINCGQCINRCPTGALTERDDTEAVWQAIEDPDKIVVIQTAPAPRAAIGEAFGCEPGTALTYQLNTALRRIGFDKVFDTTFSADLTIMEEGAELLSRLYKGLVLKDNAARLPQFTSCSPGWIKFIEHFYPAYLPNLSSAKSPQQMMGAVIKTYFAEKNGWDPSRIVSVSLMPCTAKKFEAARPEMDSSGFRDVDYALTTREVARMLKQAGIELPKLEGSPFDDPFGVSSGSGVIFGATGGVMEAALRTVVELVTGEKVEYLFDKADIKPVRGFDGVRMAEIPITSVGPVPKLLAHLMPDFDWLKGVTLRVGLAHGTINAMRVLQDVAEGGPLSTCHFIEFMACPGGCLGGGGQPIPTDREIRTARAKALYGEDAHDVVRKSHENADVLRIYREFFTEGPLSRKSHELLHTRYKERV
- a CDS encoding complex I 24 kDa subunit family protein; the encoded protein is MDAQQQWRTEVEQLVRVHGRSRTALMPILQDINRAHSYIPEGAMLAVSSALSVPRTEVYGVASFYAYFSVKPRGRYVIRVCRTISCAKQGEYHPAIATLITELGIGFGETTPDGLFTLEQTNCCGMCDQGPSMVVNEDVHVRLSEASVRALLTEYRQRAGAELKH
- a CDS encoding complex I 51 kDa subunit family protein; the encoded protein is MPESKMDPKSVRGFVGNKLSFSDISASEALKSAAQMDGEDIVAIVNASGLKGRGGAGFPTAKKWEYARGQEGHPKYIIGNADEGEPGTFKDRLILTDFPELVFAGMAIAGRAVGAEFGILYLRAEYGWLRAHLETAIERCRDEGMLGKVIGGAKDFSFDISIRMGSGAYICGEETALLESLEGRRGDARNRIPFPVQAGYLGKPTVVNNVETLAWVPCILLKGPSWFASRGTRKAPGAWLFSVSGDCKRPGVYEYPFGTSLRQILADVGAEDAKAVQVGGASGTCVPPAEFDRTLTPGDLATGGSIIVFGPGQDMFAVAENFQHFFADESCGQCIPCRVGNQRLLEAIARMRKVGLDREAERNVRQLAQTMSVASKCGLGQMSPRAFLSILNTFAGDLPAKHA